TTCaatgttaaattaaaatatatgctactattttaatttattatgtattttaagattgatattattaattttgaaaggtTAGAATTAAGTAAATatacattaattatatatatataaaagtaaacTCGTACGAGTACGAAAGTTAACTCACAAATTtgacaattttttaataataaatgcaATTAAAATCTCAAAACAATTTTAATGTACCACCTCATTTTCAGACCCACTTTAAGAATTTAGTCcctattattcatttttttttctccccttcTTATTTCCATTTTGGTTTCTCTTGatttgaaaactattcttcgtattaattaattaataattattaagaattaaaatatttcttAATTAAATGAAGCATTGACCGAAATCGTACGGCGGAGAGTTGCGAACAAGATCTAAGATGAACGGGGTTGCATCCTCATACCTAACCTGCTAACCATTCAAAACCAGAAGCAACAGAAACATCCAGAATCTATATACAAGTCTCGTTCAATTGTTTGTCATTCGCATTTCACAACTTTATAACCGAGTGGCTTTGTGGGGGAGGTAGGTGAGCACAAAAGAGTGATGGCGGCATCTGCGAGATTCACGGCGGCAATGGTAGTGCTAGCTCTAGGAACTTCTCTCTTCCATTGCACCGAAGCTTCAGCTCCTTCTGTGGGTGAGTTCGTCCACACCACCATCAATTCTCACACTGTCGTTATCTTCTCCAAGTCCTATTGCCCGTACGTCACGCTctctttccttttatttttcgttcTCAATGAGATCCACCTTCATTGTTGAATTATTAAGTCCTGTTATCTGGTTGCATTGGATCTGCAACAAACGGAaatcaattttctttcctttttttttttcctgaaaTGGATTTGTAGTAATTGGAAAGGGTTTGTATCTGAGAGTTTTAAAGACCATGTGTGTGTTCTGTGAAAAATGAACAGCTGGCACATTATTTCTGAAAGATTGCTCTATGTTATTGACTTATTGTATGAGTAATTGAGTATTAATATGAGTATGCTCTGTCTCTGCTCTGATATTTTGGATCAAATTGGAATCtgattttgtgttttatatTTCGGGCATTGCTTGACTATATTCTTGGATTACACTTTACAGACCCTGATAAATAAATAACCACCAATGGAGATTACTGGTGTGTTTGCAAGTTGAGATCTTTCAAGGGAAAGGAGGGAAGGGGATTGGTGCAACCGCTTGAATAGGAAAATGGTTTCCACTTTACTTATCAAGTCATTCCCTTCTGTTCGAAGATCTCAACTTGCAAATGCATCCTAACTGTCACCAACAATGATTAACTAGCTAATATAGTATAGAGGCTAAAGCTTTGGTGACTACATGCCTGAATAAACCTTGTCCCTCACTAATAATAGCTTCTCATAAAACACTCCCATCATTAGAATTCCAGAAATTTGGGCTTGGAGGATCCAATCTGGATTGAGAACTTTGAGAGAGCTTCCTAAGGAGCTCTTATACCATGTATAGGTAGTAGTAGAACCCAAGAGTGAGGAGAGCAATCACAAGCCCGTAAGAGAGAACAGAATTAGAGAACTGGAGAAGGGTACACGAAATGGCAAAGATGAAATTACTCTATGTTGTCTGAAGAGGATACGAAAGGTTTATAGACACAGGGATCAAGACCGATAAACTATTTAGTGACAATACTAACAGAATAACACAAACCAACATTGATTAACTAACTATTAAAGCTTCTAACTAAGTTTAGAATCTGGTAAGACGTGTATTTCTTATGTTGTTTATGTTTGTTTTTCCCTTACCCATAAGCTTGGTGGATTGGAGTAGAATGACTCATAACTTTGCATTGTTGAAAGACGTATTGTTCTAGTTACCTGATCAcaggagaaaaacaaaattgGATGCATCCCGAATTTGTTTTTGAAATAGTTTTTTAAACccttttttaagatattttttttttggttataaAAAGCAATTTTCATTTAGATAGAAAATATAAGTACTTTTTCTAGTAAACAATTCATTAAaatcttcttaatttttttttttaaacagcAACATGTTAGCTTGAAAAAAAGAACTTTTTTTCATGTCTTTTAATCTTTTCTTCCCAAAAGTTCTATCCGGACACCCTTACTATTTtgtaaaagtacttttttgaaaaaaaataaaaacgaaaaggtacatttttcctccaaaaaagCCTATCACCAAACGGGCACTATCTTATGGAATATTCATTATCCAGCATTTCCCAATTTCTTTATGGTAAATAGGTACTGCAGAAGAGCAAAGTCTGTTTTTAAAGAGTTGAACCAGGACGCACATGTTGTTGAGCTTGATGAGAGAGGTATACTAGAAACTGCTGCTtgcattttatttctttaatatatctatatatatttccTAGAAACAGTTCCAGCTAATTTACATTGTGTAACTTAATTTGTGGAAAAACAAGTTTCCAATAGCATCTCGTTTCTGAGACAGTAAGTTTTAGAGTGGGAATAACTGAACACAGCAATATAGTAAGTCGAAAAGATAGTTTGGTTCGGATAGTGTTGATGATAAAAAGAGAAgggtttaaaactttaaatcgAAACAGTTTCCTGATAGCATTAGTATGAACTATGATGTATAAATATACCATTCCTGTTACTCAAGGCAGAGAGAACTCTTGCAGATGATGGCTCAAAGATTCAGGATATCTTGAATAATATCGTTGGAAGGCGAACTGTCCCACAAGTTTTCATCAACGGAAAGCACCTTGGCGGCTCAGATGGTATGTCTACGTCTCtgcttagttaaaaaaaaaattcctatgatataaataagagtAAACCACCAACCTTCTCCCCAACAAAAAGACAGAGAAAGTTATCCCTCGAAATTTGAAAATGACAAATAAGTCCCTGCCTTACAAATTGAGCTGATTAATATGTCCCCTTTTATATTAATTGATGAAGTAATACCCcaaatcaaaatagaaattTGTTAGGAACTAAAGTGTTTGACAAAAACTATTGGATATTGATTTTGGGTATTACTCTAAATAATGAGGAATGAATTTGGCCAATGAAGGATAATTTTTTCAGAGTAATACTCCTAATCAtttcgtaaaatttttaatacgaCTTTAGTTTTCAACAAATTTAAGCACTAAATCGGTTCCCAATCCTTTAGTTTGTTAGAAAAATCAATTCCCTCATTAGATTGTATAAAGGGACTTGAAAAAATGCTCAGAACTGATTTGTCTAACTCTTTATCAAACTTTGAGTGATGACTGATTTgtccaacaaaataaaaagtaaagttAGGAACTGATTTGGCACTTAAAATTTGTTTAGGATTAAAGTATTTGACCAAGTTTCTTAAAGACTGATTTGGGGTA
The genomic region above belongs to Arachis duranensis cultivar V14167 chromosome 3, aradu.V14167.gnm2.J7QH, whole genome shotgun sequence and contains:
- the LOC107478808 gene encoding glutaredoxin-C4 (The sequence of the model RefSeq protein was modified relative to this genomic sequence to represent the inferred CDS: added 77 bases not found in genome assembly); this translates as MAASARFTAAMVVLALGTSLFHCTEASAPSVGEFVHTTINSHTVVIFSKSYCPYCRRAKSVFKELNQDAHVVELDERDDGSKIQDILNNIVGRRTVPQVFINGKHLGGSDDTVEAYESGRLAKLLGIETKVHDDL